Within the Nicotiana tabacum cultivar K326 chromosome 11, ASM71507v2, whole genome shotgun sequence genome, the region ATTGAGTAATTATCTTTCCCAATAACTGTTTGCTCATGTTGATTCATGATCAGTTACCATCATGTTTTTGCACTTTTTTTGTTtgtgatattgctcaagaggcataTGCAAGATTTAGAATAAGTGGTATTGGATTGGGTCTAGCATATGTGTACTGTCTTAATTATTTTGCCTATGTATATTGTATACATGGTCAAAACTGAAACCAATGGGTTATGTTGAACTCGTTGTGTAGGGCCATTGTGTTTGTAACTTTCTCTGATTGATTTATTGGCCTAATGGTGCTAATTTATGTGGTGTTGCTCTTTTTCTTACCTATCCATTGACAGGGAATGTGTTATAGTCTGCCTACACCCGAGGATCCCTTCAACGAGAGGCATGGAAAACCTgattttgtgaagaaaaagaaaaagcagaTCAATTCGAAAAAGGACAAGAACCGTGTTAACAAGACTAGGGTCGCTCTGAAAACCGGAGCTACCGATCGTAATAACGCAAACGTGACGGCTGAAAATAAGATATCACAAAATGCTGGCAAGTTAGAGGAAGAGCTCCGCACGGCTGCTGCTGGGGGACGAAATGCTTTTGATAATCACATGGATGCTCCAACTAAGTTTTTAATTCTATGCTTGAAAAACATTCAGGACGGGCTTCAGCAAGATGGGACCTTCAATGATGGAGAGGACAAGCCTTTCTTCGTCCATACATGGGGAATTGAATTCTGGAAATATTTTACTCATGGCAAAGATATAATTGGTACAAATCAAGCCCATGCTACGGTTGAGCAAATTGCTTGGGTTGCAGCAACGGCTGCTGATGCCATTTCAAGCAAGGAGAAAGAAGGGATATCAATTAGCAGCCCGTTCCTTTTATTCCTTGTTCCCTCTCAAGAGAAAGCTGCTAAGGTCTGGTGCATTATTATCCAAATTTCCGTTGCTCTACTATTCGTAATATGTTTAGGATATTGTTCTGAAACTAGAGATATTTGATAAATTTGATTTCTGATGGCTGCGAAGTAGCTATTTTCTTAAGTTAGTTGGACTTTTAGAGCAAGTAATTCTGCTGAAAATCTTGACTATTGGATAGAAGGTCCTTAGAAAATCTTGGATTGGACATAATTGCTTTACAAATCTCCTGCTTCTTTTCTGTAAAACGATAAAGGTTCATTAACCAGCGCAGTGTATCGTTCTCTTTCTGTATATGTTGTCTGTGTATATATTATATGTCCATACATATGCTTTAAGTTTACTTGATAAATTTTTTATGTAGGTATCTATATGTATCTTTCTGTGTCTTTTTATGTCTTATTCAGCGTTTTAATTGATCCTTAGGTGCGGAAAATATGCAAGCCTTTGAAAGCTCTTGGAATACATACAGTGAGTCTGCATCCTGGTGCTTCCATAGACCACCAGATTCAGGGGTACTATTTCCTTGTTTCCCTCCTTTATCTTCCCtccctctttctctctttttttagttaatattttgtaacttcTCTAAATTTGAAGTTATTAGCTTCTCGAAGTTGATTTATTTGTGTATTGCTTGAAAGATGTAAATGATATTTTTTTCAGAACCTTAGAATTATAGCTAATGTTTCTCTGCTTTGCATGTGATTTGTTCTGACAGTATTAAGATTTAGTCATCGTTATGGTTCATAAATAACTGCATTGATGTGTCATTAGCCCTCATAGCAACAACTTCTGGTTGTGTGACTTTACATGTGGCTACGTGTTTCTACTTTCTTGAACCGGTAATGTATTTTATTGGCTTAGAGAGGTCTTTGTTTGACCTGTGAAATTAACTTCTCTTCGCTTTTAAGTCTATCTTCCTTTTGCTGATATTGGATTGTCTCCAATTGCAATTAGTATCAGTAACGTACTGCTTTGCTTCCATGCACTGCCTTCTATTCCCATTTGCTGAGTTTTGCGCTTGTGTGCCTTCTGTTTTCTTTTGAAGAAATTCGCTCTTCCTTGTTTTATATGATTACACTTTATTGTTGGCAGTCTGAAGAACTGTGAGCCGGAGTTTCTTATATCCACTCCTGAAAGACTTCAACAGCTCCTCTCCTGTGGTGCCATTGATACTTCTGATGTTTCTTTCCTGGTAATATTGAGTATCTTGCATTTAACTTATTTTTCAGATGTAGGTAGCAGTTGTGAAAGCTAGAAACTAGATCACTGTGCTATCAAGTTAACGCACGaacttctcttctttttttatttccacaCCGCCCCCTATATATTTGATACCTTCTAAAACAATGAAACTAATAATCCTAACCCCGTTAGTCATTCCTTCAATTACTTGTTGATCAAAAAATTGAGTAAATTCAGCTAATCCTCTTGTGCCACCAACTAAGAATCTTCTATAAAAAGCATCTATGTCAGCACGATTATATTTTTATTtggtcatttttctttttcaagttttagCAAAACCTGGTTAGAGTGGCTAGCAATTTTCTCATTGTCTTCTCCATGAGGGAAAACAGGAGAAACGGTTTATTCTCATAAAAGAAAAGCTTCAAGAAAGCAAAAGGAATTGCAGTAACAAGATAGAAGAAAAGCAGGGAAGGAAACACCTTGCACAAGAAGCACAAACTGGCACAGAACTAAAATAGAACATGTCTGGATATGAAAACACGGTTTGGAGAAGGTTTTCCCTGAAAATAGCGGTATGAGACATGGGACGTGATGGATCTCGCACCATAGACTCTCCCTTCTTGTCCTTGTTCGAATTGTAATGAAGttcaaaagaaaaacagaaagtgACGAGAGAGATGAACAGAGAAGAGAAATAAATGTGGTCAAGGAAAAGTGAGAGGTTGTAGCTGATGGGATGGGACTGGAGGCGGGTCTTATTAactcgattttttttttttgtacaaGGTCTCATTAGGTGGAGTAATATGCTCCAATGTTTCAAGTTTGTGTTGAAAATGTGGAAACATCTATAAGCTGGTCTCCAGTTTACACTAATTGATTTTCCGTTTTTAGTGGGAGGAGAtggaaaattttgaattttttttctgaaCCAACACTAATCAGATTTCTCACGGAGATTTGGCCTTTATGCAACATACTAAGATTTGAGTTTGGTGTGCCTGCctgaatatttgagttttccgTTTTAATTTGAAGTTATTAATTATGATCTCTTAGATAGAGATGTAAGATGAATATATATGGCATTCGTATCTCTAGCATTACATGTTATCCCGTTTGAAGATACTCATACCAGTCTTTGTATTTCAGGTCATTGATGGACCTCTTAATGAAGCTGGTTATGTTGATGCGGTTGAAGCCATTGCAAAATCTATTTCTGGAAAGCCACAAATACTGGCTTTCAGTGACTGCTCAGATTCTTCATCCAATTTTCTTATAAAGAAGAGTTTTGGAGAATCAATCTGTAGAATACCGCATGATGATCCAATAAATGGTCAAAGCATGGCTTTAGATAGTTGCGCTTCTAAGTTGTCAAAGGTATGTCTTTATTGGTTAAAACTTTAGTCTTGCACTTCCCATTATAGATTGGAAGAGATATTAATTAGCTAGGTGCATCTGCTGCATCAGTCAGTTAAGATATGTGTTTTAGCTCAACCAAAAATAATGGGAAAGTTGTTTACCTAGAATTCTTCGATATATGTTGTTGCTTTGATTTGTTTAATCTTGCAACTTGTCTTGTTTTCACTCTATTTATCGCGATCTTTGTGTGCAACAAGTTCTCTACTTACGATCTCTAACTTAATGAGAGTAGTAACTTTATAGACCTGTATGCCCATCTAACTTCAGAAAGTTTGATGCTTAATTTAGATGTCTTAATAAGTGACTTGTGATATCTATTCAATACGAGTTATATTTGAACCTTAACAGAGGATAGCTGGTGAGATGAATGggaacaaaagaaaataagggaaggacaaaaataaaaaataaaccaaaagaaaagaaaaatattgtcaAGGTGGAAGTAGCTTGAGAGACTAGTGTAATCTATTTTAGAAACGTGTCTGGCAAGTAGAACATACTAGGATCGACGAAATGGGTATTTACCAGTTGTCTATGAGTAGATCTTTCTTGTGGCCGGTTAGCTTATAAAGTAGCTTGAGTTGGAGTGAATCTTCCATACGTGCTCCTTTTTATGTTTTAACTTgtcattaatatatatatactgatATTTGCTTCCGACTTCATTCCACAGGCAAATGGAGCCTGCTCCCAGACAGTTGATACTCCATTCTTTCTTCCAAAGATTTAATCAGCATTTTCAGATCCTCTGGCATCATTCAGCTTTAATTGTAATCTTCTTGTTTTCACATGATTCTTGGTTATAGATGTTTTCAAAATATCCAAATGGAGAGAAGGCAATTGTTTCAATTTTGTTAATGTTGTTTCAAATGGAAGGCTCTTGGAGAGAATGATGTTAATGTGAGCCGAAGTCAATTGTAACAAGGGTGTAATcaagggaaattttcataaaggcactatattttagtagtaattagccacctatagataccatttgctatattacggattatagataccttttatgtggttataagttgtatttgatgtatttaagctattgtattcatgaatacagtagtaaAAATAGGCGTAAATCAGGGAAGTctagctaatcagttgttgtattcgactgtattcatggagtgaaacatgagattacagctggacagattattgtattcgactgtattcacggcgtgaaataggggattacactgtttttaaaacggaaagtgaatcaattaacattaATAGATTCCTAATATAAcgcaacaaactcaattataacacacaaattttgtattttcagttataaaaaagattctcaaccgaaaaatacatcgaaaatatagcaatcttcagagaaaattatataatacatatgaatacataaattatattaatttaaaaaaaacttatgaatacattcatgacatatagcgagacagtgaatacgctgaaatacatagaatacaacgggatacattgaaatacaatgaaaagaAGACGgagaatacaataaaatacatggaatacggcgagatacattgaattgcaataaaaaaagataatgaatacaatgaaatacatgaaaatacatcgTAATACGTTGAaattacattgaaatatattaaaagaaatgttcTTCTTCATCGCGAAAGATGAAGTTGTGGCATGGATGTCATGTGGAATTGCTCTGGATTGATGAAGTTGATTTGAAACTGAATTAGGGGAAGGCAAATCAGATGGAATAACAAGCTTTGGTTGCAATTGCGGAGGCGGCTGTAGCTATAGTTGTTGCATGCCGGAAACAACCGTCGCCGGCACTAAAACAGTCGTCGCAGGCGGCAAAGATAAATCCACAAATCCTCCTTCCTCATGCTTCTGTTTCACTACCCCAAGTGTCATTTGTGAAAATTGCTCCTCAAAATTTCCACCCTTTTGATTCTCAACATGAACCTTTATCGGCAGTAAATTCATAGAAGACATAAACCCAAACTGTTTGGAATCTTTCATACTTTACACATAATATCACCAATAAAGTGTTTGGTTACCTTTTGAATCTTTCATACTTTGCACAAATCCGGTGGAAGGAGGAGGAGATcggaaattttaatgggatgTGGGAAGAGAATGTGATGTATCAAagtagaaagaaaatagtgtaactgattagcgtatttagtggcttagggctaggaggtaaccaaaattaaatattttgctataaactttaaaggtatctatagaatataatttttttaaatggtatttatttaaaataaataaggtgttaacatTTGCTATATAGGAGGTAAAAATATCCATTTTTTCTAACTCTGTTCAAATTTGTACAGGTTGTTAAGACCCCTTGTTGACTTGACCCAACATGAAATGAATACATCAAATTATTGGGTCAAAATGGGATGGGTTAATATGCAACGCACACTCAAATATACAAAATCAAATTGAATGACATAATTTAACTAATAATAATAGGTCGAACTTGAGTCATCTCGGACTGGTTCAGTTATACCACAATACATTATTGACTCATTTGATCTAATTTATTCTAACTTAACCAAACTTTGGACAGAGTGAATCGTTGCCTATTTATTAATTTGATCAATTGACCCAACCGTCTATTTGCCACCTCTACTATGTTTTTTTTTCCattcatgatatgcaattaaATTGCATGTCCATTCCATCAGAACTGGTTTAGTGATATGAATCATGCGTAGCAAAATAAATTACTAAGGTActacttttttgaaaagtaaaACTTGACTAATTGGTCTGGGGAAAAAAAACTTTGCTGCAAAGGAGTCCCGTGACAAAATGTGGATTTGAATTACTCTCTTCTTTCCACAACGTTGCATGTACTATTATTCACACGTCCCTATATATTCTCAAAACTTTGGAGTTtctcatttaaattatttaagaATTTCCGCTATGTTTTTCACATTtttcattttgtaattttttaattcgGATTTTGATATCTCGGCCAACTTTTCAACCAAAATACTTGCAGAAACGATTAAATTGATTAGAATAATTTTGATTTGTTTTTGGCTAAGCGCGGACAGTACATAAATTAAATGAAATTGGATTTAATTGGTTGGTAAACATTCTCATCATCAAATATTCGGAGTAACCCATTATCATTTTTAATGGACCAAATAATTGTAGAAAGAAATAGAGACATTAAACATAAGATTCAACTTCATATCGTGCCAGAGGCAGAGCCACAATGCTCTTACGGTAGTAACTTTGATTCAAATCAtgtatttgtctttttttttttattaaatatatataaatatattgcaATGACATTGTtgtttttttccaattaatttGGTTATATATTTCTTGTTAATATCGTATAGTAGTGTTGTctctgtattttttttatttgtttagatATTTCTTGTAAACTTTTAGAAGAGATCTCGTGATGATTGTTAACGAGAATCTTGTGAAACAAAATTTCAAATCAATATGACCGAACATAAAATGCTTTGAAGGGCTAATGGTTTTGTTTTCAATAGGGGTGTACCTGGACcggattggttcggtttttactaaaaccaaaccaaaccatttACAtcagtttggattggttcggttttgtcggattCAGATTTTCGAGGTTTTTTTGGTACCTGAATAATATGTTAAtgttacttttaaaataaattataaataaatatatgtttaataaaaattaaaaaaattgacaaacatatgatctattaaactATTCTTATGATAGAATTTTCTtaataacacatgatagttattttcttagttgtcTGACAATAAATTTTTATTGTTGTACACTTTCAAAgttaaccgaatttaataattaaacataaaatcaatatagtacctaaataatgatatgtttaatttttaattatcgaatcacttcaaatttgaaaaagatataagaatataACAAATAGGGAAAAACAAAGAGATTGAGTGATAAGAAAGTTATCGTACAACACATTGTTTAAagttaataaatatggagcacttcatattctattaaatattacatcccataagagaatcccaaatatttctagatattttttaaagaaaattctatataaagtcttacaaatatatataaaattatatatttatatgtcggttttgttcgaatttttttactcaataccaaaccaaatcaaaccaaacgtCATCGGGGtttttaatcgatttggtttgacttttcgatttgATGCGGTTATtcggttcggtttgtacacccTAGTTTTCAGTTAGAATTTACTCGTTAGTGACAAACTTCAACTgttcaaataatatttataattttatattatagGAGTAATAGATATCGATTGACAGCTATTTCCAAAAAATTTAGTATTGGTTTACGATTGATATATCAAAAATCTGATTTATGAACTAATCGATCTTCAATACTTACCAATTCGCGAGGAGCCagatccaacaacaacaacaacaacaacaacaataacctagTGAGATCTCACAtgtggggtctgaggaggataAAGTGTACGCAAAATTTACCCCTACTCCGAAggaatagagaggctgtttctggtAGACCCTTGGCACAAGAAGGAAAGAGACGTTGAATCAGTAACAGCAAAGGAATCCAGAAAGATAACATCAACAATGCAATAACCAAAAAATAGAGAGCAAAATAATAACACTAAGCAGTAACAAATGCACAATACTATAGACGCAAGGGAATAATATGGACACAAAGGGCCACTAAACATACTACAACCTAACCTATGACCCTAATGAAGTATTAAGAAAACAACTGGAGCCACTAGCAGCCTAAAATAAAACACTATCATACTAGCCTCctatctcctaacctacaaccctaatgctcgacctccacaacttgctatcaagggtcatgtcctcggaaatctgcatCCGCACCATGCCCTGACTGATCACCTCTCTCCAAtatttcttaggccgccctctacctcttctcatacctGTCAAGGCCATCCATTTACACCTCCTTATCGGTGCATCCATGCTTCTCCTCCTCaagtgcccgaaccatctaagtcttgCTTACCGCATCTTGTCTTccatgggagccacgcccaccttcactcgaatatctttattcctaatcttatctagtCTAGTGTGCCAGCACATCCATCTTAGCATCGTTATCTCTGTAactttcattttcttcattttctggaTATGAGAATTCAAATTGAAGAATTCCAATGTTTCAAAAATATGCAAATTTTCCCAATAATAGAGGATGTGTTCGATTTTATTTTGTGGATAGTTTAATGTACTTTAACACATCATGCTAATTGGCCACAACTTAGTAACTATTACCTTTATGTAATTTTCTAGTTTTCCTTTTTCTAAAGTTGAGTTTAGCCTAAATTCAGTTGGAATGGAGAATTTCTTGGTAAGGAGGATTTTACTGTTTTAGTGAATTTATTCGATGTAAATTCAGATTAATTGgtctaaaaataatttcataatttaCTCTTTGCTAACTCGGTTCTTAGTTGGCTAACCTTGCCaataaatttttactttttatttcatCAGATTTGGAAGAACTGTAATAACTCAATTTCGACAAAGTTAAAGATTATATCTTTTGGTAGAACAAAGTAAACATCAGACCAAATCCTGTTGGTTCCCAAAATTATCTAAAGAaagaaatttcattttttttctttattttccatttCATAATTTATTTGGAAAGCAAAACCTCGCATCATGTGCTCTTATTAGAAATTATCTAAATTCTTCATTGTTTGTATAAGTGCTCCATTTAAATCAAGATGAATTTAATAGTTAAATTTAATGAGTTTAGCTTTTAGTATTCTTAGCATTAAATCTTATTGTTGGAATCATGAgttcaaaatttatatatatgtatatatatagtatagaaaatACTCGATTCAGttgaacatttttttttctttcttcaaaattaaAGCTCCATATGCCATCTGCCTCTGTTAAAACACCGATATAGTGTAAAGTATTTTGCCTGTCAGTGTATCTAAAATTAAATCTTTATAATAAAGACTTCCCCTCCCTTTTCCTTTTCGGCCTACAATACATCAAGGCTCTGAGTCCTTAACCATCTAATTGAAAAAGAGAAACTTCCTCGCATTAACAGCCTCATGCGCTAAGCTCCCGGGAAGGGTCGGACCATAAAGGTCTATTATATGCAATCTTATCCTGCATTTttacaagaggttgtttccatggctcgaactcgtgacctctTGATCGCATGGCGGCAACTTTACCCTTCGCATCATTAA harbors:
- the LOC107760729 gene encoding uncharacterized protein LOC107760729, producing MGKSDDSIQRRKNKKSRKKQDDNKLSARISGIIAAKKRRLSGKRRMCEGMCYSLPTPEDPFNERHGKPDFVKKKKKQINSKKDKNRVNKTRVALKTGATDRNNANVTAENKISQNAGKLEEELRTAAAGGRNAFDNHMDAPTKFLILCLKNIQDGLQQDGTFNDGEDKPFFVHTWGIEFWKYFTHGKDIIGTNQAHATVEQIAWVAATAADAISSKEKEGISISSPFLLFLVPSQEKAAKVRKICKPLKALGIHTVSLHPGASIDHQIQGLKNCEPEFLISTPERLQQLLSCGAIDTSDVSFLVIDGPLNEAGYVDAVEAIAKSISGKPQILAFSDCSDSSSNFLIKKSFGESICRIPHDDPINGQSMALDSCASKLSKANGACSQTVDTPFFLPKI